AAATTGCCTTATATTAAGAAAACTATACAGATGTTCACTCTCATGACAGAATATAATTTAAAGTTTTGTAATATGTTCTtagataaaataacatttaaaaagtcactggtctctgtttttgttttccgtatcccattgtacagccccagaatatgatggctctatataaagcaatacataataataatatacttttataaatagctATGACTATGACACTGAGGTTCCCAGAAACTGATGTGATACatgatatgatattattatactTACTTCAGTAGTAAGGGTGTTTTGTGTCTGTTTAACCCATTTAGGTTGGCGTTAAAGGAACTGTTAAAGATGCTCCTGGCTTCAATGCAGGCAAAGATGCAGATTCTGTCCGAAAAGCAATCAAAGGACTTGGTGAGTTTAAAGGGGAactatagttttattatttcttattattattatttaatactaCTAGTACTAGTATCCCTGTTGTGTGTTTCTTCCATGTCCTTGGAACATGGCCTGACTTTGTATTTCCTTGTTGTTATTGTAAATGCTTCACTCCATGCTCGACCTCCCAACATGCTAAATAGTACTGTGTGATCTATTATACTGCTCGGTTTGCTTCTACGTATGGTTAGAGTGCTTATCTTGGTTTATTCAGTAATGCCTTATAATTTGGACATGACTCTTCCTGTATCTAATGGATTTGGCGCTGTCTCTAGCAAGTACGCTGCTCGTAATATAGTTATCTACTTGCATAATGGTTGCAAATCTGTactgcatatttttaaaatgttgtctAATAACAGCCCTGGGGTGACAATTCGTTAATCATACCAGTTGGCAGTTCTAACTTCTTATGGGCTTACTTTTAATGAAGAAGCCTGATTTAAACCGCAttaataaattagtttatttttattttttaaatgcatgctGGAGTGCATTTTACCCGGACTCCAAGCTGTTGCATGGGAATTGGATCATGCATTGTTTAGTTATGAGTTAGATAATGAAACTTCAGTGTACCTTAAGTCCTCCCCAGCCACCAATGACACTAGGACATGTTAGTGTGTACAGTACTTCCACCTTGGTCACTGAAGcaccagccaatcacatgtatgtcaGCATCATTGTTCACATAAAAtagatgtgattggctgctgctactccaattgattttatttagagCTCATCTCCCATTGACTAGAAGgggagttctactgagcatgtgccaGATGCGTGTTGTGGTATGCTCCGTGCTTTCAGTAGAAGCAGCTGGGGAGGAGTTACTTGCTGTAAACTACACTGCAGTCcatgaaaaataaactttaatatgcatttaacatgaaaatagggctgaaggtttcacattctaatatatatttatatatgtcttAACTGCTAGGAACTGATGAGGATTCATTAATCAACATTCTGACCCAGAGGTCAAATGCACAGAGGCAGCTCATTGCCAAGGAATATCAGGCTGCCTGTGGGAAGGTAATGACACAACAGATTGTAATGAAGATGAACAAGAAATTAGAAGGAAATTCTTCAGATCGCTGAGGGAGCTCTTCAGTTCCGAGGTTATCTGCAGTCATCcaatcaaaaaagttaatttaattattagaaTACAGACAATATCTAATCTGATTTGGTGGTCTTCACGCATGGTAAGGGGAAGAACCATTACCAAAGTTAAGTAACATGGAGTCAATTGTGGCAGTCGATATGATTAGACCTACGGAATCTGTGGCAAGGAGCTGTTAAATAAACAGATTAATTTGCACATGCCAAGGATGGTCTTGTCCTACAGGGATGAGATCAAGTGCAATTCAACCTTGTATTATTCTCCAAACTATGTATAATGTGGCAGCCTTATGCAAACAAGGTAGCCTATGTAACAATAGGAATCAGAGGTATGCTGTGTTTTTCAGAATATAAGACAaacttttattgtaaaataattttttataagGTATATACTAGATCTTCACTTCTATGTTGCATTAACGGTGTTCTGCTTTATATAGGAGCTTAAAGATGACTTGAAAGGTGACCTTTCTGGTAACCTTGAACATCTCATGGTGTCCCTCATTCTGTCTCCAGCTTTATTTgatgcaaaacaaataaaaaagtcaaTGAAAGTGAGTGATTGGTCTATTTTCTATCTTAAGTGTCCCAAGTAAACTCTTTCTATAATGTGTATCGGGCATGTTTTCATAAGTATATACTAATGTATGAGTCAGGACGTACAatgttctctttctttcttttttctttctcttccgAACTCTGTTTCTGTCCACTCCTCCCCCCATCTTTCtccttttctgtttgttttccaCTCTTCCCCCTTTTAACGCTATACGGCAGCCCCTCACTCTCCCCTTGCACAGGGGTCTATTGGGCAGCCCCTCACCCCTGCTTGCAAACAGCACTATTTGGATGTTCTTTTACACCCTTCCATACAGCACTATGCGTCAGCTCTTTGGAGGCAAAGTCTCCTTGGGCAGGGTATAGAGCGTAGGTCCCAGAGTTCTGGTGGCAGGgcttttatatgtatagagattATATCTGTAAAATGAGCCATTCCCTTAATGGTTGGGACTGGATGTGCTAGTGCTAGTGCTTCTTGGATATTGCTTAGTTTATCCTTAGTTCCATTGGCCTCCTCAGTGGCTTAGTCTCAGCTTCCTTACTTGCTATATTGGTGTACCACTTCTCGATGGAAGGTTTCTCTATGACCCATTGAAGTCTCTTGTAGTGATCAGTCCTTGCCATGATTAGGGTTTGCTCTGGGTTTCCAATACCTGCCCAGCCGTAATTATGTTAATTTAGTTTATGTAATGTCATTTGCTAGTATTTCTTTCCCTGGATAGGGCAGTGTTAGTTTTATTTCTAGGTCCTCTTCCCACTGCATGCATACTTCTCTGCACTTCATCCCTCCATTTTCCTCCATGGATGGCAAGGATACCTTGGTGTACTCACCCTTGTATACATTTAGTTTCCTACTCACTCCTAGTATCTCCGGGGTATATGTAGTCTGGTCCATGTGGGTCAGAGTAATCTCAGAGTATGTGTTCTTTCTCTAGCACCATCCCTTTATACAGACACGCATACATATAACATGCAttactattttcttttatttaagggCACGGGGACAACTGAAAGCATATTAATAGAAATTTTAGCTTCAAGGACCAGTAAACAAATGAAAGATGTTGGAGATGCTTATTATACAGGTACATGTCTTATTTAGGGTTTATATTTACAGCATGGAAATTTTGGGATTGGATATAAAAGGAAACGTTCACCAGTTTACCATGTTCCTTCATTGTTGTTAAACCACAAATTCATGGTATTTTAGTATTCCCTTCTTTTATTGACCAATGGCAAATATCTcagagccaggcactgatgccaatggaagtttttttttattttttttttttatattgtcttCAAGATTTTGCACGTGGGCTCAttaagtttgttttttctccaaaaaGTCTCAATTTTAGTTATTCGGTAATTTTTTCTGTCTGTGTGTTACGCATTCTCACTGTTTTGCATTTAAATTACCTTGATCGAATTTCTTTGACCCCTCGTCCaattatcattaaaatgttaatctAGTATTTAACTAGAATGTAAATTAATTTGGAGCCCCAAGAAATATACCTGAccctattgtattttttttttttcagcgtaTGGTAAAAGCCTTGGGGATGAAATTAGTTCTGAGACATCGGGTGATTTCAGGAAAGCCCTGCTGTTCTTAGCCAATGTAAGTCCAAGATCCTCAAAGAGTGGCTGTTATGTCATGTTAAACTGGAGGCTCATAACTTACCCATACTAAATCCATGTTTtgttatatagaaaaaaatatttgttttacttgttacaatgtaaaaaaaaatttcaagaaGCTTTCCTATGGATAAAAGCTGAGAGAAAAGCTCTGGTCTAGTGTTGAGTATAGATGGTACACAGATAGACTGATGCAAATGAGTTGATCGCATATACtggttaaagaacattttaacaTGGTAGTGAATTTTAATTTCTTCTCGTATGCCAGTGTTCTTGGCAcaattgttaaaaaatgactACCTGTAGTTTTAAGATATGCATAATGTTTATATGGTTGGAGTTCCTCCTCTTGAGATCCTTGGTATAGAATGCCAGAGAATTAAGAACACTATTTGTGTGACTTATGAGtccccttaaaaataaataattgtctGTAATGGCAGAAATTCATCGGAGCATTCAGAATCTCAACACCGGGGGGATTTTCATACGTAGATTTGGCAATATGTGTTTTAACGCATTTTTGGGAAAGCTGCGTGCATTGATCTTGAAGTCTAATTTAATAGTTAATGTCAGTTAAAATAACAGATGCTTTAATCCTACTTTTCATTCATGTTCACTAGCAGATAATATAAAGCTGTTCAGAAGTAAGGAATAATATATCCCGTGTGTCACACTCGCTCTTATATACGGTACAAGAAGCTTGAAGTTTGTTGCCAATTTACATTTGATCTTTTCTTGGAAACTGACTACAACAGTTTTCTTATgtcaaaatataattaatacttctcaatgttccaaaaaaaaaaaaccccaaaaaacatatCATGTCGTTTGGCTTTGGCGTCATTATCTGTTGATTATTGGTAGAATAAAATAGAACTTTTTGAGTTTATCTGCTTGGATATCAATGCATTGCCTCCAGTTTAtttagggaaaaataaaaaaagagaaattgtaGAGAGGCACACCCAAATAATACAATACGATTGCTAATCGTGGTACGACACCCCAAGACTCTTGCTCAAAAAAGCCCATAAATGACCATGAATAAAGGACGTGCGCATACTAAAACATGTCACAATATGCTacttattacaaaaataaagcaatactgtatggaaaaaagatataaagaaaaatacataaaatatgcataaatggtaataaaaaaagcaataccAGTGAGCGGTAACACGGAGAACCCCCACGGTTTTGGCAGAATGTCTTTATCAAGGGTGATCTGGTGTGTGCCTCCTCCGTTTTATGTTTAGGGAAGAAGCTCTGATGAAATTGAAGCCCATTTAAGATCCACACTTCAACCTCCCCAGTGAGGCCATAACATAAGGTTTGCATATggaatacatacaaaaaagggCCAGGTTCTGTTTATTGGGTCTGGTGATCTTCTCTGTTGGTTGGACATTATAAATGGATGGACAGATTCCATGAGCCAGCTAGCAATGGCTTCTACAGTTTTACTGATTATGTCTAtagattttttgttattttatgttgAATCTCATAGTCTCTCCACTCTTAGCTCCCAGTGCTGGCCCCTTGGTTTTCATTGCCGGCttctaaatgttttatgtatagaTTTGTCCCACCAATATAGAGTACATTTACGTTTCACATTCACCAGATTGCAAACTCTTTGTAACAGCCTGAGGAATGCAAAACAGATTTATATCTCTGTGTTAACTCCTGATGTTGCTAGAGATTCCAACCCTTTCTGTATTTCCGTTTCCTTCCTCACTGCCATCTCCTACAATCGCAGAAGCAATGGATGCAGTTACGGAAAGGCCCTCTCAGTGGACAGTGTGGTCAGCTGTGGGCTAAAAAGAGAGTATTTCTGTCCCATTGGGCTTCCAGCACTCCCACTTTGGGAATCTTATCTGAAGAAGTCTTTCGGTTCATCACAAACTTTTCGGTccacttactttttttttttgagggtcGTTTTATTGCTAATAAAGTGTTTGCTAATCCCCCACTCGTTATGAATATTAGGAATTTTTTCAAGATTCTTCAAAATTAAGTTTGCTCCCCTATGTGCTTTTGCTGATAAAAATGAGACTCAATGACCTAGTGATTACAAATTATACTATCAACGCCTTCATCAATTACCTTACCAGGGATTACCTGTAATGAATGGAATCTTCACAGCCTGCCAGTGAGAcgtactatgacatcataagaatGTTTATCCTGTGTTGTTTTCACACTAGTTTTATGTTAACAGACTCAAATGAAATCACAAGagagtttacatttttgttgaaaaaacattttttttatttaagttataAGAGAAAATAGTACAGTGACAAGGAAAGAAACAAAGAATCTTTAGTGCAATTAAACAGCCCTAAAGGGGAAGAATCCTTCCAGAATTAGTCTGCAGTCCACATCCTagtgatccagaggaaggcgaAAAAACTTGGAGGACAAAGATTGTATTCCAAGCCaaaaattccttcctgacccCTGGAAATGGCGATCGGTTACTTTTCCCTGGATCAGGAACGGACCGCAGAACCCTCCCTGTAAGGGAAGGACCACTGAAGTCGACAATTGAAGGGAGGGGCACTCTGAAGTGCTCCCCCctcaccagaaaaaaacaaactcttGGTTCCACCACAgcattttcaaaacaaatagaacaaaaaaaaattccggTTGCTTGTTTCATGCAGTTTgatcaatgaaataaaaaaagcgcATACTTGATAAAGAGCTCCATCCTTGAAGCCCCAGCCCTTTCGGATGATGTATTAAACACACCAGGTGAAAGGGCCGGGGCTACTAGGGCCACGGTGGACACCAGACCCCCTTTTCTTTTCGGGGCTGTGCTCACTGAAGGGATAAGTGGCCTCTTCTTTCCCTCCTCAGCCAGAAAGCCTACAGGAAGGGAAGGATCACTGAAGTCGCCAATTGATGGGGGGGTACTCTGAAGTGCCCCCctcaccagaaaaaaatataaactcttCAT
The DNA window shown above is from Spea bombifrons isolate aSpeBom1 chromosome 1, aSpeBom1.2.pri, whole genome shotgun sequence and carries:
- the ANXA3 gene encoding annexin A3 isoform X2; protein product: MASAWVGVKGTVKDAPGFNAGKDADSVRKAIKGLGTDEDSLINILTQRSNAQRQLIAKEYQAACGKELKDDLKGDLSGNLEHLMVSLILSPALFDAKQIKKSMKGTGTTESILIEILASRTSKQMKDVGDAYYTAYGKSLGDEISSETSGDFRKALLFLANVLYNAGEKKWGTDEDKFIEVLCLRSFPQLRLTFEEYKKVSNKTIEESIAGEISGHLEDLLLAIVKCARNTPAFFAERLHKSLKGAGTDEFTLTRIMVSRSEADLLDIRSEYKKLAGYSLHSAIKSDTSGDYGAALLKLCGGDD